Part of the Odocoileus virginianus isolate 20LAN1187 ecotype Illinois chromosome 9, Ovbor_1.2, whole genome shotgun sequence genome, GCTTTTGAGCAGCTGCTGGGCCGCATCTTCGGTGAGGACTTCATCACCACCTTCAAAAGGCAACGTCCAGCAGCCTGGGTGGATCTGACTATAGCCTTCGAGGCCCGCAAACGCACTGCAGGCCCACACCGTACAGGGGCGCTCAACATCTCCCTACCGTTCTCCTTCATTGACTTCTACCGTAAGCAGGGAGGCCACAACGTGGAGACGGCCCTGCGCAAGAGCAGGTGAGCGGGGGGACCGCCCCTACAGGGGAAGGCAGTAGGGGATCCACTTGATCTGGCCCAGGCACAAGTCATGCCAGCCCAGgtgaaggcagggggaggagcATGAGTACCGCAGCTGAAATCTGCAGCGCAAACTGAGGCAAGAGGatcctgagccgccagggaaaagCCAGTATCTATCTCCTGTTCCCCAcagctgtacacacacacacacacacacacacacacacacacacccctacctatCTAAGCCAATATCTATCTCCTGTTCCCcacaactgcacacacacacacacccctacctatCTCCTTTTCcctgcagccatacatacacacacacctgccagCCAACCAGTCTGTGTTCCTCTGCTTGAGGCAAAAGGAGACTCCTTTCCTGGGACCTCATGTCTGGACCTGGAACAGACCTGAGTCTAAAACCCCTGCAAGTGTGGTTGGTACAATACAGAATGTGCCCAGGTACTTCGGCCTGGAATAGAAGTAGGACCTGGGCCCTGACCCATGGGCCTGTGCCTCCTTCACCATCTACAGCGTGAACTTCGTGAAGTGGTCCTCACATGGGATGCTCAGGATGTCTTGTGAGGCCATGAATGAACTCTTTCAGCCCACCGTCAGCGGGATCATCCAGCACATAGGTGAGCGCCTGAGCTTGGGTCGTTCTTTCACCTTAGCATACACACCCACATGCGAGCGTATTTCCCTCTATTAGTACCTGGAAAcctccccaaattcatacacTGGATTGAGACCCAGAATCATCAGGAATACCTGAAGGATGTAGTGCCCTGGGGATTAATAGGATGATGTGTAGTCTTGCCAGGTTAAAGTAACTCTAGTGGCTGACTCCCCAAGTAGTATTAGGTCTCTCCCAAACTGTTATCACAGTGATTTAAGTTAAGTTTAAGTATCTAAAGAGTAAGTACAATGTCTTGCATGCAGTAGGCatttaatacatgtaaattcacACCCTTACTCAAGGCCTCCACAGTGTAGTGGGAAAGCCAGATAGTATTGAGGAAGCAGAGGCCATGAGGATAGCAGAGTCCCTCATGAAAGTGCTCTGTGTTTTTCTTCATCCAAACCAGGCTAAGGTTTTATAGTGAAATGGCTAGTTTCTTGTTGCCCCAGGGATACAGGAGGGCAGAAGGGAAGCGCCAATGGCTGCGCAGCGGTAGCCTCAGGGGCCCACTCCCCGTACGCCTTCCTTACCCCCTCCCCACCCGTCCCCGCAGAAGCACTGCTGGAGCGCCCTGAGGTGCAGGGTGTCAAACTGCTGTTCCTGGTGGGCGGCTTCGCCGAGTCGGCTATGCTGCAGCACGCGGTGCAGGCAGCTCTGGGCGCCCGTGGCCTGCGTGTGGTGGTTCCGCACGACGTAGCCCTCACGATCCTCAAAGGCGCAGTGCTTTTTGGGCAGGCGCCGGGAGTGGTTCGGGTGCGTAGATCGCCGCTCACTTACGGCGTGGGCGTGCTCAACCGCTTCGTGGCTGGTGTTCACCCACCTGACAAGCTGCTGGTTCGTGACGGTCGCCGCTGGTGCACCGACGTTTTTGAGCGCTTCGTGGCCGCCGAACAGTCGGTGGCCCTGGGCGAGGAAGTGCGGCGCAGCTACTGCCCAGCGCGCCCAGGACAGCGGCGAGTGCTCATCAACCTATACTGCTGCGCCGCGGAGGACGCGCGCTTTATCACCGACCCAGGAGTGCGCAAGTGTGGCGCACTCAGCCTAGAGCTTGAGCCAGCCGAGGGAGGCCCCGACGCCGCCGGAATGCCCCCCGGCCGCCGCGAGATCCGTGCTGCCATGCAGTTTGGCGACACTGAGATTAAGGTCACCGCTGTCGATGTCAGCACCAATCGCTCCGTGCGCGCCGCCATCGACTTTCTTTCCAATTGAGGGCGCAGTGCCAGCAGCCCCTCGGCCCAACAAAACTCTTTTGGCCCAGGGCTAGGGCAGATAAGTCCACCCTGTTTCCCGCCTTCCTGCCCTGGGAGATGAGGTCGCTGGAGGGATGGGTGGGGACACATCCAGAAACTCAGGCTTTGGGATTGGGCCTCAGTCCTCTGACGGAAAGGCTGAAGGGCACTTCCAAGGACTGAAGTCAAGGAGACTTAAAAGGTTTGCAAAGCATCCCCACAGGGAGCACGTGGTCCTGAAAGCAGACTGCACCAGAAGGCTTGACCCTTGGTCTGAACTAGGGgccagggtgggagtggggggtgagggtggggttaCAGCTGCAGGCAGGGCAGCAAGAGGGAGGAGGCTGTGCAGGGTCTGGAGCCGAAGGGCAGAGTGCTCTGACTGGCTCAAGCCTGCATAGGGAGCCAGGCAGGGCAAGGACTGAAGCTGACAGGAGAGGGACAGAAGTAGCAGGACCTACCTTCCTGGGTGTGGTGCTGACCACCCAAGTATGAATGTTAATTGTAGAAAGGGCAGTAGCAGGCTATGAGAAGGGTACAGGCGAGGGGGATGTGGGATAACATGCTGAGGGGGGCTTTCCTTTGGGGCCTGCCTGAGAAGGCCCCAGGGGCAGCCTGGGAATGATCCACATACTCTCAGGTCATGGAGAGGGAAGAGAGCAGGGAGGACAGAAAGAGCACTGGTCGCAGCTCTGACATCAATTTAGTGTACCTGCCCTCCCGTGACATGCAGCAGTCCCACCTGCCTGAGAGCCCTAAGGTGACAATAAAGCTCAAGGTGAAACCATGGCCTCCTGGTATCTCACAAGGGGGGACTCCAATAATGGAGTAGTGGAAGGGGGCTGGGTTCTACAAAGGCAGGTTTTCAGCTGTGCATGGAGCTGGGAAATGACTAGAAAGGAGTGCTGCTGTCTCCCATCAAGCCCTCCAAACAACACCCCACTCCACAAGACCCCTCTGTGACCTGGGTGGAAGGCCCCTCCCCGTGCAGGCTTTGTTGTCTTGGCAGGCCCAAAATGCCACCACCCGCACATACCTCTTTTGGGGTTAGGTGCTATAATACCACAAAGAAACTCTGCTTCCAAAGAGAGTAAATAGTCAAAACTCTTCCTTGTCCCATCTGCAAGGACTGGGCGTTCTCAGGGCCCTGGAGAACAAAAACCCTGCTGGCCTCTGGTATCCACtggaagttttatttcttcaggaTTTTATCCCAACCAGTCATTTAAAAACAACACAGACCTAGGGGGCAGGGATTGGGGACTGCATCTCCCTCCTCCTCACCATGGACAGCAGTGGAAAAAAGGGAGTAGACAGGAGAGGTGGCTAAAGCGAGACAGCAGCAGTAGTAATAGGGACAGCTCTACCACAGAGCCAGCTCCCTCCTCTCCTAGGCTCAGACTAGAGCCCTTATGGCTCGGGGTAGGGGTGGGTATGACCCACCCCCGGCCCTCCTCAGATAGCCTCCTTGGGGGCTCAATCCATTTCTTCCAGCAGGAGGCTGAGGCACACAGGAGAAAGTGGGAGAAGATGTTGGAGAGAAAGGGAGGTGGCACAAATGAGATGAGAGGCCCTTGGACCCTCCACCTCCACACCCACCCTGGGGAAGGGTGAGGAAGCCACACCGTCACGCAGCATTTGGGGAGATGAGGTTGGGTTTAAGGCTGAGGGGCCCTGAGGCAGGTGGGGCCGAGGGCCTCAGTCGAAGCCGTGCCAGTCACTGTGCTCTGAGTCGTATTCTAGCTCAGCACCCACGCACTTGACACCATCTAGCAGCATGGGTGTGCCGTGGTGTCGGTCTGCAAGACAGGTGACAAGTCAGTATGCCAGGTTGGACCCCAGCCCCACCTACTCCAAGGGGACTCCTCTACcttccctcccagctctgctAGAGGATGAGGAGAAAGGCACCCACCAAGGAGACTGGGAATGGGCCAAAACAAGGATCCCCTTTTCAGACTTAAGGAGGGTGGAAACTCCTTGAGGCCAAGCTGGTGCCTCTCTCCTCTAGCCAGACCCGGGCCTCAAGCTCTCACCCATGACGCGCGCCTGCACCATCACGCGCACGCAGGTATTGGTGCCACCTTCACAGGCTAGCAGCATCTCCTCCTTGAGGACGCCCTCCTTGTGCGCGGAGTACTCACACTTGACGCTGTAACCTGCCCAGGGCGATCAGCATCTCTGTGGCCTCCTGCTCCCCAGCATTCACGGGTCCCCACCCACCACCAAGACCTCTAGAGGAGCAAGGATGGCCCAAactacccccacccctgcccccagggctgGGTACACAGGCCTCTGGAACTTGGCCATTCTTCAGTGAGCTCTACATGTAGGCCAGAAGTCAAACTCAGGCTTGCAAGAGGTGGGATTCCCCAAAAACACAGGCAGGCAGAGAGGGTgacgggggagggagggaggagcagggcagggatTGAGCAGATCAGGTGGCAAGAGGCAAAGACCTGAGGAGACTTGCTCAACCCACTTAAGGGCAAAGTCATGAAGCGGAGGTAGGGGGGACATGAAACTGAAGCTGGGGTTTCTGTAAATGGTGAAACTGATTCCCTAGCCTTTGGGAGGAGGGGTGCTGAAGGTGGCAGGGTATGGAAAAGCAGCTTCAGGTCTGGTGGGTGCTGGGAGGTAGCTGCCCAAAGTTCCTGAGGTTCCAGTAGGTTTCCCCTGGCAAAGGAAGGGCTAGAGACCCAGAGCAGTTCCTCAGTAGCTCCCACCATCCCCCTGAAGTAACCATCAGGCAGTGAGCAGACACTGAGCCCGTGGACTTCTGTCCAGGAGTGAGGGCTGGGGCATGGAACCTGCCAAGTTGCCACACAGCAGGCCCATAAAGAGGCATCATGTCTCCTGGTTTCTGAGCTACTCCTCAGCCCTCGATGGGGGGGAAGGAAGTACCCATGCTGTCACTCCTGCTCACACCCAGgctctgctggaggagggcacgccTTCAGCACCCCAAGCAGGGGACGCACCTTCTGGGATGGGCATGATGCTGAGGAGCTTGAGGTGCAGGCTGGGGACAGGCGCGTCTCGGACGTCCTTGCTCAGCCTGTGCACTGGGGGTAGGGTGAAGGTGATCTCATACCTGTGCAGGATCTTCAGGAATCCAACCtgcagcgggggggggggggcaggggatggAGGCGCCTTCACTCTCAGTCTCCCCCTGGGTCCACCAGGGTGCACCACTGATGGTCCTGTGGGCCCTCCACTTGCTTCCTTGACAATCCCAGGGGATTCTGACTCCCGTCATTCTAGCTGGTTCACACTCCTGGCCTGGCAGCTCCAGGCCCTTTCTCCAAGGACCCCACCCCATCACTTGGCCCATATCTGTCTCATGGGCCCTGAAGTTCCTTGGTGgcccattttgtagatgataaAATAGAAGCCAGGAAATGACTGGCTGAAGGCCACAGCGTAGTCAAGCTATAGTCCTCCCTGGACCTCTTGGCTACTCCTGC contains:
- the HSPA12B gene encoding heat shock 70 kDa protein 12B isoform X6; the protein is MKIHSTTDLTLKTQLEAVNGKKMPALEVFAHALRFFKEHALQELREQCPSLLEKDTVRWVLTVPAIWKQPAKQFMREAAYLVPFQCDAWSMMLPNPANHHQAGLVSREDAEQLLIALEPEAASVYCRKLRLHQLVDLSSRAPGRGCLGERRSIDSSFRQAREQLRRSRHSRTFLVESGVGELWADMQAGDRYVVADCGGGTVDLTVHQLEQPHGTLKELYKASGGPCGAVGVDLAFEQLLGRIFGEDFITTFKRQRPAAWVDLTIAFEARKRTAGPHRTGALNISLPFSFIDFYRKQGGHNVETALRKSSVNFVKWSSHGMLRMSCEAMNELFQPTVSGIIQHIEALLERPEVQGVKLLFLVGGFAESAMLQHAVQAALGARGLRVVVPHDVALTILKGAVLFGQAPGVVRVRRSPLTYGVGVLNRFVAGVHPPDKLLVRDGRRWCTDVFERFVAAEQSVALGEEVRRSYCPARPGQRRVLINLYCCAAEDARFITDPGVRKCGALSLELEPAEGGPDAAGMPPGRREIRAAMQFGDTEIKVTAVDVSTNRSVRAAIDFLSN
- the HSPA12B gene encoding heat shock 70 kDa protein 12B isoform X5; the protein is MKGRLLLTTLTAFCLHRKWEGGDPGVAHQKTPTCLLLTPEGAFHSFGYTARDYYHDLDPEEARDWLYFEKFKMKIHSTTDLTLKTQLEAVNGKKMPALEVFAHALRFFKEHALQELREQCPSLLEKDTVRWVLTVPAIWKQPAKQFMREAAYLVPFQCDAWSMMLPNPANHHQAGLVSREDAEQLLIALEPEAASVYCRKLRLHQLVDLSSRAPGRGCLGERRSIDSSFRQAREQLRRSRHSRTFLVESGVGELWADMQAGDRYVVADCGGGTVDLTVHQLEQPHGTLKELYKASGGPCGAVGVDLAFEQLLGRIFGEDFITTFKRQRPAAWVDLTIAFEARKRTAGPHRTGALNISLPFSFIDFYRKQGGHNVETALRKSSVNFVKWSSHGMLRMSCEAMNELFQPTVSGIIQHIEALLERPEVQGVKLLFLVGGFAESAMLQHAVQAALGARGLRVVVPHDVALTILKGAVLFGQAPGVVRVRRSPLTYGVGVLNRFVAGVHPPDKLLVRDGRRWCTDVFERFVAAEQSVALGEEVRRSYCPARPGQRRVLINLYCCAAEDARFITDPGVRKCGALSLELEPAEGGPDAAGMPPGRREIRAAMQFGDTEIKVTAVDVSTNRSVRAAIDFLSN
- the ADISSP gene encoding adipose-secreted signaling protein, with the translated sequence MAAANKGNKSRVRSIRFATSHDAESSQSHVHFDEKLHDSVVMVTQESDSSFLVKVGFLKILHRYEITFTLPPVHRLSKDVRDAPVPSLHLKLLSIMPIPEGYSVKCEYSAHKEGVLKEEMLLACEGGTNTCVRVMVQARVMDRHHGTPMLLDGVKCVGAELEYDSEHSDWHGFD